The region ATGGTTATTGGTTAAcatgtaaaattgtaaatgatgtGGGAATGATGGTGGATGAAACATCAAACATCCTTGGAGGGGCTGGTTCAATGGTTTGAGTTTATAAATTTATGATGGATTTGACTCATTGTTTTAGGACTTAGAAAGTTAGAAGGATGCAGGATGCTTCTTATAAAATAACCCCATATGGCCATATTATGCCACCAAAGTGCTCTTTGACTTTGTTATTCAAATGTTGTGTCAGGTTGTCTTGATGAATGTTGGCACTTATTTGAGTATTCCATCTATCCATGGGGGTTGGGGCAACAACAATGAATATATGGGCAGATGGGCTTGGGATTTTACTTgttaaattgttaaaaaaaaaactatgaattttatgagaattttatTAGGAAGAAAAAAGGATTCCATACATACTCTCTTTTTTGTCACTTGCCAAAAGTTCACTTGGAGATTAGTTCCCATGATTAACtatctctgttttttttttacaaaattcatGAGACACTTAGGGTTCCATACATGAAAAAATTGTACTATGTATGTATttgtactattttattttattttattttgtttttaataaaaaatgtttattcTACTAAAAAATCTTGCTATATGTTAAATTGTTCTTGTTAATTGATTTCTATTGGTTATGTGCATTGTAGTGTGGAgaaaagttattatttattcCTTATTGCAATCTTGATGTGGAGGAGTTCCTAAATCTAAAGCCTAAAGATTGTCCCATCATCTGTAAGTTGCTTGATACTTATTTTGAGAATGCCATTGGTTGTCTATTTGCCAAACATGGGTTATCTCTTTCAAGACTGAGAGGACAAGGATATGATGGGGCTTCAAATATGGGAGGAaaattcaatggtttgaaggCACTTGtcctaaaagaaaatccatatgcAAGGTATATCCATTGTTTTGCTCATCAGCTCCAATTAGTGATTGTCGTTGTTGCTAAAGACAATCGAATTGTGAGTGATTTTTTCTAATATGTTATTATGATTGTTAATGCGGCGGGATCATTATGCAAAAGAAAAGACCAACTTCGGAAACATCACCATGATAGGTTGGTTGAGCAATTGGAAAAGGTAGAGATAGTCAGTGGATGAGGAAAACATCAAGAATCTAGCTTAGCAAGACCGGGTGATACTCGTTGGGGGTCGCATTACACTACCATTCTCCGACTAATCTCAATGTGTACTTCAGTGTTAGATGTCCTCCAAAATGTGCATGCTGATGGTGCTTCAAATGATAATAGAGGCATAGCGgcaagtttgattgaaaaaatggagaattatcaatttgtgtttgtgatgtATTTGATGAGGCATTTATTGGGAATAACAAATGAGTTATCACTTGCTTTacaacaaaaagatcaaaatattgttcaaGCAATGCGTTTGATTGAAGTTGTAAAGGCTCGTCTTCAAGACTTGAGGGAGACAGGATGGGAGGCATTTTTGGAGGAAGTCAGCTTTTTTTGTGAACAAAACTCAATCCCAGTGCCTAATATGGCTGATAATATGCGAGTCCGCGG is a window of Dioscorea cayenensis subsp. rotundata cultivar TDr96_F1 chromosome 5, TDr96_F1_v2_PseudoChromosome.rev07_lg8_w22 25.fasta, whole genome shotgun sequence DNA encoding:
- the LOC120259998 gene encoding uncharacterized protein LOC120259998, whose protein sequence is MVDETSNILGGAGSMCGEKLLFIPYCNLDVEEFLNLKPKDCPIICKLLDTYFENAIGCLFAKHGLSLSRLRGQGYDGASNMGGKFNGLKALVLKENPYARGIAASLIEKMENYQFVFVMYLMRHLLGITNELSLALQQKDQNIVQAMRLIEVVKARLQDLRETGWEAFLEEVSFFCEQNSIPVPNMADNMRVRGRSRREGQVITHFHHYRVEIFCEVIDLISQEMQNRFPETSTELLLLLSCLDPRDSFSKFNIYKLLRLAELYPEDFTMTERMMLEDQLATFIYDVRHDTDFINLALVLPVATASVERMFSAMNIVKADLRNKMGDEWMNDSLVVYIEREVFATIDNEAILLPPLSLSHMAHISSINIGIGSSSSVRK